From Camelus dromedarius isolate mCamDro1 chromosome 23, mCamDro1.pat, whole genome shotgun sequence, a single genomic window includes:
- the ABL2 gene encoding tyrosine-protein kinase ABL2 isoform X6, with translation MVLGTVLLPPSSYGRDQDTFLCCLCSEASETVGPNLTDHFASCVEDGFEGDKTGGSSPEALHRPYGCDVEPQALNEAIRWSSKENLLGATESDPNLFVALYDFVASGDNTLSITKGEKLCVLGYNQNGEWSEVRSKNGQGWVPSNYITPVNSLEKHSWYHGPVSRSAAEYLLSSLINGSFLVRDSESSPGQLSISLRYEGRVYHYRINAAADGKVYVTAESRFSTLAELVHHHSTVADGLVTTLHYPAPKCNKPTVYGVSPIHDKWEMERTDITMKHKLGGGQYGEVYVGVWKKYSLTVAVKTLKEDTMEVEEFLKEAAVMKEIKHPNLVQLLGVCTLEPPFYIVTEYMPYGNLLDYLRECNREEVTAVVLLYMATQISSAMEYLEKKNFIHRDLAARNCLVGENHVVKVADFGLSRLMTGDTYTAHAGAKFPIKWTAPESLAYNTFSIKSDVWAFGVLLWEIATYGMSPYPGIDLSQVYDLLEKGYRMEQPEGCPPKVYELMRACWKWSPADRPSFAETHQAFETMFHDSSISEEVAEELGRAASSSSVVPYLPRLPILPSKTRTLKKQGENKENIEGAQDATENSASSSAPGFIRSAQAPSGSPALPRKQRDKSPSSLLEDAKETCFTRDRKGGFFSSFMKKRNAPTPPKRSSSFREMENQPHKKYELTGLPEQDRMAMTLPRNCQRSKLQLERTVSTSSQPEENVDRANDTLAKKSEEGAAPTRERPKAKLLPRGATALPLRTPSGDPAITEKDSPGAGVAGGAAAPKSKERNGGARLGMAGVPEDGEQAGWSSPAKAAAALPTTHNHKVPVLISPTLKHTPADVQLIGTDSQGNKFKLLSEHQVTSSGDKDRPRRVKPKCAPPPPPVVRLLQHPSLCSDSAEEPPAGQPTSETPDGGKKAAPGAVPVGGKAGRPVMPPPQVPLPTPSISPARMANGTAGTKVALRKAKQAAEKVSADKISKEALLECADLLSSAITEPVPNSQLVDTGHQLLDYCSGYVDCIPQTRNKFAFREAVSKLELSLQELQVSSAAAGVPGANPVLNNLLSCVQEISDVVQR, from the exons ATGGTCCTTGGGACAGTTCTGCTTCCGCCTAGTAGTTATGGCAGAGATCAGGACACGTTCCTTTGCTGCCTGTGCAGTGAGGCCTCAGAAACTGTTGGACCCAACTTGACAG ATCACTTTGCCAGCTGTGTGGAGGATGGATTTGAGGGAGACAAGACTGGAGGCAgtagtccag AAGCCTTGCACCGCCCCTATGGCTGTGATGTTGAGCCCCAGGCCCTGAATGAAGCCATCAGGTGGAGCTCCAAGGAGAACTTGCTCGGAGCCACTGAGAGTGACCCTAATCTCTTTGTTGCACTTTATGATTTTGTAGCAAGTGGTGATAACACACTCAGTATCACTAAAG GTGAAAAACTATGCGTCCTTGGTTACAACCAGAATGGTGAGTGGAGTGAAGTTCGCTCTAAGAATGGCCAGGGTTGGGTGCCAAGCAACTACATCACCCCAGTGAACAGCCTGGAGAAGCACTCCTGGTACCACGGACCTGTGTCTCGCAGCGCCGCGGAGTATCTGCTCAGCAGTCTGATCAACGGCAGCTTCCTGGTGCGAGACAGTGAGAGCAGCCCCGGGCAGCTGTCAATCTCGCTCAGGTACGAGGGGCGCGTGTACCACTACAGGATCAACGCCGCTGCAGACGGCAAG GTGTATGTCACCGCCGAGAGCCGCTTTAGCACCTTGGCTGAGCTTGTTCACCATCACTCCACAGTGGCTGACGGGCTGGTGACAACACTACACTACCCAGCACCCAAGTGTAATAAGCCTACCGTCTACGGTGTGTCCCCCATCCATGACAAATGGGAAATGGAACGAACAGATATTACCATGAAGCACAAACTTGGAGGTGGTCAGTATGGAGAGGTTTACGTTGGCGTCTGGAAGAAATACAGCCTTACGGTTGCTGTGAAAACACTGAAG GAAGATACTATGGAGGTGGAAGAATTCCTAAAAGAAGCTGCAGTGATGAAGGAAATCAAGCACCCTAACCTGGTACAACTGCTAG GTGTGTGTACTTTGGAGCCACCATTTTACATTGTGACCGAATACATGCCGTATGGGAACTTGCTGGATTATCTCCGCGAATGCAACCGAGAAGAGGTGACTGCGGTTGTACTGCTGTACATGGCCACGCAGATTTCTTCCGCAATGGAGTATTTAGAGAAGAAGAATTTCATTCATAG AGACCTTGCAGCTCGGAACTGCCTCGTGGGAGAGAACCACGTGGTCAAAGTGGCCGACTTCGGCTTGAGTAGACTGATGACTGGGGACACCTACACTGCTCATGCCGGAGCCAAATTCCCCATTAAGTGGACAGCCCCAGAGAGTCTTGCCTACAACACCTTCTCAATTAAATCTGACGTCTGGG CTTTTGGGGTACTGTTGTGGGAAATTGCTACATATGGAATGTCACCATACCCAGGGATTGATCTGTCTCAAGTCTATGATCTGCTGGAAAAAGGATATCGAATGGAACAGCCTGAAGGATGTCCCCCTAAGGTGTATGAACTTATGAGAGCGT GCTGGAAGTGGAGCCCTGCTGACAGGCCCTCTTTTGCTGAAACACATCAAGCTTTTGAAACCATGTTCCATGACTCTAGCATTTCTGAAG AGGTAGCTGAAGAGCTTGGGAGAGCTGCCTCCTCATCATCTGTTGTTCCGTATCTGCCCCGACTGCCTATACTTCCTTCCAAGACCCGGACGCTGAAGAAGCAGGGGGAGAACAAGGAGAATATTGAAGGGGCACAAGATGCCACAGAAAATTCTGCTTCCAGTTCAGCACCAG GGTTCATTAGAAGTGCACAGGCCCCCAGTGGGTCCCCAGCACTGCCTCGAAAGCAAAGAGACAAGTCACCCAGCAGCCTCTTGGAAGATGCCAAAGAGACATGCTTCACCAGGGACAGGAAGGGAGGCTTCTTCAGCTCCttcatgaaaaagagaaatgctcCCACACCCCCCAAACGCAGCAGCTCCTTCCGAGAAATGGAGAATCAGCCCCACAAGAAATATGAACTCACGG GGCTTCCAGAGCAGGATAGGATGGCAATGACCCTTCCCAGGAACTGCCAGAGGTCCAAACTCCAGCTGGAAAGGACAGTGTCCACCTCTTCTCAGCCAGAAGAGAATGTGGACAGGGCCAATGACACACTTGCAAAAAAATCAGAGGAAGGTGCTGCTCCAACCAGGGAGAGACCAAAAGCCAAACTTTTGCCCAGAGGAGCCACAGCTCTTCCTCTCAGAACCCCCTCTGGGGATCCAGCCATTACAGAGAAGGACTCtccaggggcaggggtggctggAGGGGCAGCTGCCCCAAAGAGCAAGGAGAGGAATGGTGGGGCACGACTTGGCATGGCTGGAGTCCCAGAGGATGGCGAACAGGCAGGCTGGTCTTCTCCGGCCAAGGCTGCCGCCGCCCTCCCCACCACTCACAACCACAAAGTGCCAGTCCTTATCTCACCCACTCTAAAGCACACTCCAGCTGACGTGCAGCTCATTGGCACAGACTCTCAGGGGAATAAATTCAAGCTCTTATCTGAGCATCAGGTCACATCCTCTGGAGACAAGGACCGACCCCGCCGGGTAAAACCAAAGTGtgccccaccccccccaccagTGGTGAGGCTACTGCAGCATCCGTCCCTGTGCTCAGACTCCGCCGAAGAGCCGCCTGCAGGCCAGCCCACTTCAGAAACCCCGGACGGAGGGAAAAAGGCAGCTCCAGGGGCAGTGCCCGTTGGGGGGAAAGCTGGGAGGCCTGTGATGCCTCCGCCTCAAGTGCCTCTGCCCACACCTTCCATCTCGCCAGCCAGGATGGCCAACGGCACAGCAGGTACTAAAGTGGCTCTGAGAAAAGCCAAACAGGCAGCCGAGAAAGTCTCAGCTGACAAAATCAGCAAGGAGGCCCTGCTGGAATGTGCTGACCTACTGTCCAGTGCAATCACGGAACCTGTGCCCAACAGCCAGCTGGTGGACACTGGGCACCAGCTGCTCGACTACTGCTCAGGCTATGTGGACTGCATCCCCCAAACTCGCAACAAGTTTGCCTTCCGCGAGGCTGTGAGCAAACTGGAACTCAGCCTGCAGGAGCTGCAGGTGTCTTCTGCAGCCGCTGGTGTGCCCGGGGCAAACCCTGTCCTTAACAACTTACTGTCGTGTGTGCAGGAAATCAGCGACGTGGTGCAGAGGTAG
- the ABL2 gene encoding tyrosine-protein kinase ABL2 isoform X3, producing MGQQVGRVGEAPGLQQSQPRGIRGSSAARPSGRRRDLAGRTAEAGFNIFTQHEALHRPYGCDVEPQALNEAIRWSSKENLLGATESDPNLFVALYDFVASGDNTLSITKGEKLCVLGYNQNGEWSEVRSKNGQGWVPSNYITPVNSLEKHSWYHGPVSRSAAEYLLSSLINGSFLVRDSESSPGQLSISLRYEGRVYHYRINAAADGKVYVTAESRFSTLAELVHHHSTVADGLVTTLHYPAPKCNKPTVYGVSPIHDKWEMERTDITMKHKLGGGQYGEVYVGVWKKYSLTVAVKTLKEDTMEVEEFLKEAAVMKEIKHPNLVQLLGVCTLEPPFYIVTEYMPYGNLLDYLRECNREEVTAVVLLYMATQISSAMEYLEKKNFIHRDLAARNCLVGENHVVKVADFGLSRLMTGDTYTAHAGAKFPIKWTAPESLAYNTFSIKSDVWAFGVLLWEIATYGMSPYPGIDLSQVYDLLEKGYRMEQPEGCPPKVYELMRACWKWSPADRPSFAETHQAFETMFHDSSISEEVAEELGRAASSSSVVPYLPRLPILPSKTRTLKKQGENKENIEGAQDATENSASSSAPGFIRSAQAPSGSPALPRKQRDKSPSSLLEDAKETCFTRDRKGGFFSSFMKKRNAPTPPKRSSSFREMENQPHKKYELTGNFSSVASLQHADGFSLTPAQQEANLVPPKCYGGSFAQRNLCNDDGGGGGGSGAAGGGWSGLTGFFTPRLIKKTLGLRAGKPTASDDTSKPFPRSNSTSSMSSGLPEQDRMAMTLPRNCQRSKLQLERTVSTSSQPEENVDRANDTLAKKSEEGAAPTRERPKAKLLPRGATALPLRTPSGDPAITEKDSPGAGVAGGAAAPKSKERNGGARLGMAGVPEDGEQAGWSSPAKAAAALPTTHNHKVPVLISPTLKHTPADVQLIGTDSQGNKFKLLSEHQVTSSGDKDRPRRVKPKCAPPPPPVVRLLQHPSLCSDSAEEPPAGQPTSETPDGGKKAAPGAVPVGGKAGRPVMPPPQVPLPTPSISPARMANGTAGTKVALRKAKQAAEKVSADKISKEALLECADLLSSAITEPVPNSQLVDTGHQLLDYCSGYVDCIPQTRNKFAFREAVSKLELSLQELQVSSAAAGVPGANPVLNNLLSCVQEISDVVQR from the exons AAGCCTTGCACCGCCCCTATGGCTGTGATGTTGAGCCCCAGGCCCTGAATGAAGCCATCAGGTGGAGCTCCAAGGAGAACTTGCTCGGAGCCACTGAGAGTGACCCTAATCTCTTTGTTGCACTTTATGATTTTGTAGCAAGTGGTGATAACACACTCAGTATCACTAAAG GTGAAAAACTATGCGTCCTTGGTTACAACCAGAATGGTGAGTGGAGTGAAGTTCGCTCTAAGAATGGCCAGGGTTGGGTGCCAAGCAACTACATCACCCCAGTGAACAGCCTGGAGAAGCACTCCTGGTACCACGGACCTGTGTCTCGCAGCGCCGCGGAGTATCTGCTCAGCAGTCTGATCAACGGCAGCTTCCTGGTGCGAGACAGTGAGAGCAGCCCCGGGCAGCTGTCAATCTCGCTCAGGTACGAGGGGCGCGTGTACCACTACAGGATCAACGCCGCTGCAGACGGCAAG GTGTATGTCACCGCCGAGAGCCGCTTTAGCACCTTGGCTGAGCTTGTTCACCATCACTCCACAGTGGCTGACGGGCTGGTGACAACACTACACTACCCAGCACCCAAGTGTAATAAGCCTACCGTCTACGGTGTGTCCCCCATCCATGACAAATGGGAAATGGAACGAACAGATATTACCATGAAGCACAAACTTGGAGGTGGTCAGTATGGAGAGGTTTACGTTGGCGTCTGGAAGAAATACAGCCTTACGGTTGCTGTGAAAACACTGAAG GAAGATACTATGGAGGTGGAAGAATTCCTAAAAGAAGCTGCAGTGATGAAGGAAATCAAGCACCCTAACCTGGTACAACTGCTAG GTGTGTGTACTTTGGAGCCACCATTTTACATTGTGACCGAATACATGCCGTATGGGAACTTGCTGGATTATCTCCGCGAATGCAACCGAGAAGAGGTGACTGCGGTTGTACTGCTGTACATGGCCACGCAGATTTCTTCCGCAATGGAGTATTTAGAGAAGAAGAATTTCATTCATAG AGACCTTGCAGCTCGGAACTGCCTCGTGGGAGAGAACCACGTGGTCAAAGTGGCCGACTTCGGCTTGAGTAGACTGATGACTGGGGACACCTACACTGCTCATGCCGGAGCCAAATTCCCCATTAAGTGGACAGCCCCAGAGAGTCTTGCCTACAACACCTTCTCAATTAAATCTGACGTCTGGG CTTTTGGGGTACTGTTGTGGGAAATTGCTACATATGGAATGTCACCATACCCAGGGATTGATCTGTCTCAAGTCTATGATCTGCTGGAAAAAGGATATCGAATGGAACAGCCTGAAGGATGTCCCCCTAAGGTGTATGAACTTATGAGAGCGT GCTGGAAGTGGAGCCCTGCTGACAGGCCCTCTTTTGCTGAAACACATCAAGCTTTTGAAACCATGTTCCATGACTCTAGCATTTCTGAAG AGGTAGCTGAAGAGCTTGGGAGAGCTGCCTCCTCATCATCTGTTGTTCCGTATCTGCCCCGACTGCCTATACTTCCTTCCAAGACCCGGACGCTGAAGAAGCAGGGGGAGAACAAGGAGAATATTGAAGGGGCACAAGATGCCACAGAAAATTCTGCTTCCAGTTCAGCACCAG GGTTCATTAGAAGTGCACAGGCCCCCAGTGGGTCCCCAGCACTGCCTCGAAAGCAAAGAGACAAGTCACCCAGCAGCCTCTTGGAAGATGCCAAAGAGACATGCTTCACCAGGGACAGGAAGGGAGGCTTCTTCAGCTCCttcatgaaaaagagaaatgctcCCACACCCCCCAAACGCAGCAGCTCCTTCCGAGAAATGGAGAATCAGCCCCACAAGAAATATGAACTCACGGGTAACTTCTCATCTGTTGCTTCTCTACAGCATGCTGATGGGTTCTCTCTCACTCCTGCCCAGCAAGAGGCGAATCTGGTGCCACCCAAGTGCTATGGGGGGAGCTTTGCACAGAGGAACCTCTGTAATGACGacggtggtgggggtgggggcagtggcgCTGCTGGCGGGGGGTGGTCTGGCCTCACAGGCTTCTTTACACCTCGCTTAATCAAAAAGACACTGGGCTTACGAGCAGGTAAACCCACAGCCAGTGATGACACTTCCAAGCCTTTTCCAAGGTCAAACTCTACATCTTCCATGTCCTCAGGGCTTCCAGAGCAGGATAGGATGGCAATGACCCTTCCCAGGAACTGCCAGAGGTCCAAACTCCAGCTGGAAAGGACAGTGTCCACCTCTTCTCAGCCAGAAGAGAATGTGGACAGGGCCAATGACACACTTGCAAAAAAATCAGAGGAAGGTGCTGCTCCAACCAGGGAGAGACCAAAAGCCAAACTTTTGCCCAGAGGAGCCACAGCTCTTCCTCTCAGAACCCCCTCTGGGGATCCAGCCATTACAGAGAAGGACTCtccaggggcaggggtggctggAGGGGCAGCTGCCCCAAAGAGCAAGGAGAGGAATGGTGGGGCACGACTTGGCATGGCTGGAGTCCCAGAGGATGGCGAACAGGCAGGCTGGTCTTCTCCGGCCAAGGCTGCCGCCGCCCTCCCCACCACTCACAACCACAAAGTGCCAGTCCTTATCTCACCCACTCTAAAGCACACTCCAGCTGACGTGCAGCTCATTGGCACAGACTCTCAGGGGAATAAATTCAAGCTCTTATCTGAGCATCAGGTCACATCCTCTGGAGACAAGGACCGACCCCGCCGGGTAAAACCAAAGTGtgccccaccccccccaccagTGGTGAGGCTACTGCAGCATCCGTCCCTGTGCTCAGACTCCGCCGAAGAGCCGCCTGCAGGCCAGCCCACTTCAGAAACCCCGGACGGAGGGAAAAAGGCAGCTCCAGGGGCAGTGCCCGTTGGGGGGAAAGCTGGGAGGCCTGTGATGCCTCCGCCTCAAGTGCCTCTGCCCACACCTTCCATCTCGCCAGCCAGGATGGCCAACGGCACAGCAGGTACTAAAGTGGCTCTGAGAAAAGCCAAACAGGCAGCCGAGAAAGTCTCAGCTGACAAAATCAGCAAGGAGGCCCTGCTGGAATGTGCTGACCTACTGTCCAGTGCAATCACGGAACCTGTGCCCAACAGCCAGCTGGTGGACACTGGGCACCAGCTGCTCGACTACTGCTCAGGCTATGTGGACTGCATCCCCCAAACTCGCAACAAGTTTGCCTTCCGCGAGGCTGTGAGCAAACTGGAACTCAGCCTGCAGGAGCTGCAGGTGTCTTCTGCAGCCGCTGGTGTGCCCGGGGCAAACCCTGTCCTTAACAACTTACTGTCGTGTGTGCAGGAAATCAGCGACGTGGTGCAGAGGTAG
- the ABL2 gene encoding tyrosine-protein kinase ABL2 isoform X2 translates to MGQQVGRVGEAPGLQQSQPRGIRGSSAARPSGRRRDLAGRTAEAGFNIFTQHDHFASCVEDGFEGDKTGGSSPEALHRPYGCDVEPQALNEAIRWSSKENLLGATESDPNLFVALYDFVASGDNTLSITKGEKLCVLGYNQNGEWSEVRSKNGQGWVPSNYITPVNSLEKHSWYHGPVSRSAAEYLLSSLINGSFLVRDSESSPGQLSISLRYEGRVYHYRINAAADGKVYVTAESRFSTLAELVHHHSTVADGLVTTLHYPAPKCNKPTVYGVSPIHDKWEMERTDITMKHKLGGGQYGEVYVGVWKKYSLTVAVKTLKEDTMEVEEFLKEAAVMKEIKHPNLVQLLGVCTLEPPFYIVTEYMPYGNLLDYLRECNREEVTAVVLLYMATQISSAMEYLEKKNFIHRDLAARNCLVGENHVVKVADFGLSRLMTGDTYTAHAGAKFPIKWTAPESLAYNTFSIKSDVWAFGVLLWEIATYGMSPYPGIDLSQVYDLLEKGYRMEQPEGCPPKVYELMRACWKWSPADRPSFAETHQAFETMFHDSSISEEVAEELGRAASSSSVVPYLPRLPILPSKTRTLKKQGENKENIEGAQDATENSASSSAPGFIRSAQAPSGSPALPRKQRDKSPSSLLEDAKETCFTRDRKGGFFSSFMKKRNAPTPPKRSSSFREMENQPHKKYELTGNFSSVASLQHADGFSLTPAQQEANLVPPKCYGGSFAQRNLCNDDGGGGGGSGAAGGGWSGLTGFFTPRLIKKTLGLRAGKPTASDDTSKPFPRSNSTSSMSSGLPEQDRMAMTLPRNCQRSKLQLERTVSTSSQPEENVDRANDTLAKKSEEGAAPTRERPKAKLLPRGATALPLRTPSGDPAITEKDSPGAGVAGGAAAPKSKERNGGARLGMAGVPEDGEQAGWSSPAKAAAALPTTHNHKVPVLISPTLKHTPADVQLIGTDSQGNKFKLLSEHQVTSSGDKDRPRRVKPKCAPPPPPVVRLLQHPSLCSDSAEEPPAGQPTSETPDGGKKAAPGAVPVGGKAGRPVMPPPQVPLPTPSISPARMANGTAGTKVALRKAKQAAEKVSADKISKEALLECADLLSSAITEPVPNSQLVDTGHQLLDYCSGYVDCIPQTRNKFAFREAVSKLELSLQELQVSSAAAGVPGANPVLNNLLSCVQEISDVVQR, encoded by the exons ATCACTTTGCCAGCTGTGTGGAGGATGGATTTGAGGGAGACAAGACTGGAGGCAgtagtccag AAGCCTTGCACCGCCCCTATGGCTGTGATGTTGAGCCCCAGGCCCTGAATGAAGCCATCAGGTGGAGCTCCAAGGAGAACTTGCTCGGAGCCACTGAGAGTGACCCTAATCTCTTTGTTGCACTTTATGATTTTGTAGCAAGTGGTGATAACACACTCAGTATCACTAAAG GTGAAAAACTATGCGTCCTTGGTTACAACCAGAATGGTGAGTGGAGTGAAGTTCGCTCTAAGAATGGCCAGGGTTGGGTGCCAAGCAACTACATCACCCCAGTGAACAGCCTGGAGAAGCACTCCTGGTACCACGGACCTGTGTCTCGCAGCGCCGCGGAGTATCTGCTCAGCAGTCTGATCAACGGCAGCTTCCTGGTGCGAGACAGTGAGAGCAGCCCCGGGCAGCTGTCAATCTCGCTCAGGTACGAGGGGCGCGTGTACCACTACAGGATCAACGCCGCTGCAGACGGCAAG GTGTATGTCACCGCCGAGAGCCGCTTTAGCACCTTGGCTGAGCTTGTTCACCATCACTCCACAGTGGCTGACGGGCTGGTGACAACACTACACTACCCAGCACCCAAGTGTAATAAGCCTACCGTCTACGGTGTGTCCCCCATCCATGACAAATGGGAAATGGAACGAACAGATATTACCATGAAGCACAAACTTGGAGGTGGTCAGTATGGAGAGGTTTACGTTGGCGTCTGGAAGAAATACAGCCTTACGGTTGCTGTGAAAACACTGAAG GAAGATACTATGGAGGTGGAAGAATTCCTAAAAGAAGCTGCAGTGATGAAGGAAATCAAGCACCCTAACCTGGTACAACTGCTAG GTGTGTGTACTTTGGAGCCACCATTTTACATTGTGACCGAATACATGCCGTATGGGAACTTGCTGGATTATCTCCGCGAATGCAACCGAGAAGAGGTGACTGCGGTTGTACTGCTGTACATGGCCACGCAGATTTCTTCCGCAATGGAGTATTTAGAGAAGAAGAATTTCATTCATAG AGACCTTGCAGCTCGGAACTGCCTCGTGGGAGAGAACCACGTGGTCAAAGTGGCCGACTTCGGCTTGAGTAGACTGATGACTGGGGACACCTACACTGCTCATGCCGGAGCCAAATTCCCCATTAAGTGGACAGCCCCAGAGAGTCTTGCCTACAACACCTTCTCAATTAAATCTGACGTCTGGG CTTTTGGGGTACTGTTGTGGGAAATTGCTACATATGGAATGTCACCATACCCAGGGATTGATCTGTCTCAAGTCTATGATCTGCTGGAAAAAGGATATCGAATGGAACAGCCTGAAGGATGTCCCCCTAAGGTGTATGAACTTATGAGAGCGT GCTGGAAGTGGAGCCCTGCTGACAGGCCCTCTTTTGCTGAAACACATCAAGCTTTTGAAACCATGTTCCATGACTCTAGCATTTCTGAAG AGGTAGCTGAAGAGCTTGGGAGAGCTGCCTCCTCATCATCTGTTGTTCCGTATCTGCCCCGACTGCCTATACTTCCTTCCAAGACCCGGACGCTGAAGAAGCAGGGGGAGAACAAGGAGAATATTGAAGGGGCACAAGATGCCACAGAAAATTCTGCTTCCAGTTCAGCACCAG GGTTCATTAGAAGTGCACAGGCCCCCAGTGGGTCCCCAGCACTGCCTCGAAAGCAAAGAGACAAGTCACCCAGCAGCCTCTTGGAAGATGCCAAAGAGACATGCTTCACCAGGGACAGGAAGGGAGGCTTCTTCAGCTCCttcatgaaaaagagaaatgctcCCACACCCCCCAAACGCAGCAGCTCCTTCCGAGAAATGGAGAATCAGCCCCACAAGAAATATGAACTCACGGGTAACTTCTCATCTGTTGCTTCTCTACAGCATGCTGATGGGTTCTCTCTCACTCCTGCCCAGCAAGAGGCGAATCTGGTGCCACCCAAGTGCTATGGGGGGAGCTTTGCACAGAGGAACCTCTGTAATGACGacggtggtgggggtgggggcagtggcgCTGCTGGCGGGGGGTGGTCTGGCCTCACAGGCTTCTTTACACCTCGCTTAATCAAAAAGACACTGGGCTTACGAGCAGGTAAACCCACAGCCAGTGATGACACTTCCAAGCCTTTTCCAAGGTCAAACTCTACATCTTCCATGTCCTCAGGGCTTCCAGAGCAGGATAGGATGGCAATGACCCTTCCCAGGAACTGCCAGAGGTCCAAACTCCAGCTGGAAAGGACAGTGTCCACCTCTTCTCAGCCAGAAGAGAATGTGGACAGGGCCAATGACACACTTGCAAAAAAATCAGAGGAAGGTGCTGCTCCAACCAGGGAGAGACCAAAAGCCAAACTTTTGCCCAGAGGAGCCACAGCTCTTCCTCTCAGAACCCCCTCTGGGGATCCAGCCATTACAGAGAAGGACTCtccaggggcaggggtggctggAGGGGCAGCTGCCCCAAAGAGCAAGGAGAGGAATGGTGGGGCACGACTTGGCATGGCTGGAGTCCCAGAGGATGGCGAACAGGCAGGCTGGTCTTCTCCGGCCAAGGCTGCCGCCGCCCTCCCCACCACTCACAACCACAAAGTGCCAGTCCTTATCTCACCCACTCTAAAGCACACTCCAGCTGACGTGCAGCTCATTGGCACAGACTCTCAGGGGAATAAATTCAAGCTCTTATCTGAGCATCAGGTCACATCCTCTGGAGACAAGGACCGACCCCGCCGGGTAAAACCAAAGTGtgccccaccccccccaccagTGGTGAGGCTACTGCAGCATCCGTCCCTGTGCTCAGACTCCGCCGAAGAGCCGCCTGCAGGCCAGCCCACTTCAGAAACCCCGGACGGAGGGAAAAAGGCAGCTCCAGGGGCAGTGCCCGTTGGGGGGAAAGCTGGGAGGCCTGTGATGCCTCCGCCTCAAGTGCCTCTGCCCACACCTTCCATCTCGCCAGCCAGGATGGCCAACGGCACAGCAGGTACTAAAGTGGCTCTGAGAAAAGCCAAACAGGCAGCCGAGAAAGTCTCAGCTGACAAAATCAGCAAGGAGGCCCTGCTGGAATGTGCTGACCTACTGTCCAGTGCAATCACGGAACCTGTGCCCAACAGCCAGCTGGTGGACACTGGGCACCAGCTGCTCGACTACTGCTCAGGCTATGTGGACTGCATCCCCCAAACTCGCAACAAGTTTGCCTTCCGCGAGGCTGTGAGCAAACTGGAACTCAGCCTGCAGGAGCTGCAGGTGTCTTCTGCAGCCGCTGGTGTGCCCGGGGCAAACCCTGTCCTTAACAACTTACTGTCGTGTGTGCAGGAAATCAGCGACGTGGTGCAGAGGTAG